GGCGACCGAACAGAGCGACCGAGCGACCGGCCGGTTCGAACTCGACGACGCACAGCGCGAGCGGATCCACCGGTTCGCCCGGAAGTTCCGAAACAACACGAAGGCGATGCTCGGGCTGACGATCGTCGTGTCGCTCGTGGTCGTCGCGATCTTCGCGCGACCGATCGCCGTCCAGGGGGTCACGATCCAGCCGTTCTCGCTGGCTCCGTACCCGGTCGCGGAGACGAACATCCCCGCCCGCACGCAGCCGCCGTCCCTGGCGCACCCGTTCGGGACCGACGACCTCGGCCGCGACATCTTCAGCCGCGTCGTCGTCGGGAGCCGGATCTCGCTGTACGTCGGCTTCGGCGCCATCTCGGTCGCGCTCGCCGTCGGCGCGGTCCTCGGCGTCATCGCCGGCTACGCCGGCGGACTGACCGACGAACTGGTGATGCGACTGATGGACGCCGCCATGGCGTTCCCGCCCGTCCTGCTCGCGCTCACGCTCCTCGTCGTGTTGGGGCCGGAGCTGAGCAACGTCATCATCGCGCTGGCGTTCGTGTACACGCCGTACATCGCCCGGGTCTCCCGGAGCGCGGCGCTGGCCGAACGCAGCGAGTCGTACGTGGAGGCGGCCGTCGCGAGGGGCGAGAGCAACTCGCGGATCGTCTTCAGCGAGGTGTTCCCCAACTGTACCGCCCCGATGCTGGTGCAGGGGTCGCTGAACGTCTCGTTCGCCATCCTGGCGGAAGCGAGCCTCTCGTTCCTCGGGCTCGGGGCACAGCCGCCCCGACCCTCGTGGGGACTCATGATCAACACGGGTCGCGGCTTCATGGAGACCGCGCCGTGGATGCTGCTGTTCCCGGCGCTGGCGATCGGTATCGCCGTCGTCGGGTTCAACATGCTCGGTGACGGGCTGCGCGACGTGCTCGACCCGAAGGTGGAGGCGATAGAATGAGCGCCGACACACCGGACGCGACGGCGACGGACACGAAGACGACGGACGCGACGAGGGAACGCGACGCGACGGCCGCCGAGCGCGACGCCGACGCGCCGCTGCTCGACGTCCGCGACCTCCGGACGATCTTCCGGACCGAGGACGGCGAGGTCGTCGCCACCGACGAGGTGTCGTTCACCCTCGACCACGGCGAGACGATGGGGCTCGTCGGCGAGTCGGGCGCGGGCAAGTCCGTGACCGCCCGCTCGCTCATGCGCCTCATCGATTCCCCCGGCGAGATCACCGGCGGCGAAGTGCTGTTCGACGGCGAGGACCTCCTCTCGTACTCCGAGCCGGAGATGCGGGACGTTCGGGGCAACCGGATCGCGATGATCCCGCAGGACCCGATGTCCTCGCTCAACCCCGTGATGACCGTCGGCGAACAGATCGCCGAGACCATCCGCCGCCACCAGGGCGCCTCGAAGGACGAGGCGCACCGACAGGCGATCGAGGCGATGGACGACGTGGGGATCCCCGACGCCGCGGAGCGCGTCGACGACTACCCACACGAGTTCTCCGGCGGGATGCGCCAGCGCGTGCTGGTGGCGATCGGCTTCTCCTGTGAACCCGACCTCATCATCGCCGACGAGCCGACGACGGCGCTCGACGTGACCACGCAGGCGAAGATCCTCGAGCTCCTGAACGACATGCAGGAGCGCGAGGGGACGGCGGTGCTGATGATCACGCACAACCTCGGCGTCGTCGCACAGACGTGCGACCACGTCGGCGTGATGTACGCCGGGAACCTCGTCGAGACGGCGCCGCTCGAGGACCTGTTCGACCGCCCCCGCCACCCCTACACCCGGGCGCTCATCGACTCGATCCCGGAGGTCGACGCCTCCTACGACGAACTGCCGACGCTCGATGGGTCGATGCCCGATCTCGCAGACCTCCCCTCGGGCTGTAACTTCGCGCCGCGGTGTCCCCACGCCACGGAGGACTGTCGCGCGGGCGGCGACCCGGCGCTCGACCGCGTTTCGGGGTCGTCCTCGCGGGCCGCCTGCATCCACGCGGACGACTTGGACCTCTCGGAGAGCGCGGCGCCCGAAACCGAGGGCGGCCGCGACGAGGTCGACCGGAGCGGGGAGCCGCTGTTCGAGGTCAGCGGACTGAAGAAGCACTTCGCCGCCGGCGACGGCGCGTTCGGGAGCCTCTCGCTGACGCGCGGCGAGAGCGGGTTCCCGACGTTCGAGCGACGCTACGTGAAGGCGGTCGACGGGATCGACTTCGACGTCTACCCCGGCGAGACCGTCGGGCTCGTCGGCGAGTCCGGCTGCGGGAAGTCGACCGTCGCGCGCACCGCGCTTCGACTCCTCGAGCCCACGGCCGGCGAGGTGTACTTCGACGGGCAGCCGCTCCACGAGCTCGGCGACACCGAGGTCCGCAGCCTGCGCCGGGAGATGCAGATGATCTTCCAGGACCCCGGGAGCTCGCTGAACCCGCGAAAGACCGTCGGGCGGATCGTCGGCCGGGCGATGGAGAAACACGACATCGCCACCGGCGAGGAGAAGCGCCGCCGCGTCGGCGAACTGCTCGAACGGGTCGGCCTCTCCGCGGAGGCCGCCTCCAAATACCCCCACGAGTTCTCCGGGGGCCAACAGCAGCGCGTCGCCATCGCGCACGCGCTGGCGGTCGAGCCGAAGCTCATCGTCTGTGACGAGCCGGTGTCGGCGCTCGACGTGAGCGTCCAGGCGCAGATCCTCAACCTCCTGAACGAGATCCAGGAGGAACGCGGGCTCGCGTACCTGTTCATCTCGCACAACATCGGCGTCGTCCGCCACAGCTGCGACCGCGTCGCGGTCATGTACCTCGGCAAGATCGCCGAGTTCGGAACCGTCGATCAGGTGTTCTCGGCGCCGTTCCACCCCTACACCGAGAGCCTCCTGTCGGCGGTCCCCGAGGCGGACCCGCGGCGCAGGCCGGACCGGATCCTGCTCGAGGGGAGCGTCCCATCCCCGATCGACCCGCCGTCGGGCTGTCCGTTCCAGACGCGATGCCCGAAGAAGATCGGCGACG
This genomic stretch from Halobaculum roseum harbors:
- a CDS encoding ABC transporter permease — encoded protein: MATEQSDRATGRFELDDAQRERIHRFARKFRNNTKAMLGLTIVVSLVVVAIFARPIAVQGVTIQPFSLAPYPVAETNIPARTQPPSLAHPFGTDDLGRDIFSRVVVGSRISLYVGFGAISVALAVGAVLGVIAGYAGGLTDELVMRLMDAAMAFPPVLLALTLLVVLGPELSNVIIALAFVYTPYIARVSRSAALAERSESYVEAAVARGESNSRIVFSEVFPNCTAPMLVQGSLNVSFAILAEASLSFLGLGAQPPRPSWGLMINTGRGFMETAPWMLLFPALAIGIAVVGFNMLGDGLRDVLDPKVEAIE
- a CDS encoding ABC transporter ATP-binding protein, with protein sequence MSADTPDATATDTKTTDATRERDATAAERDADAPLLDVRDLRTIFRTEDGEVVATDEVSFTLDHGETMGLVGESGAGKSVTARSLMRLIDSPGEITGGEVLFDGEDLLSYSEPEMRDVRGNRIAMIPQDPMSSLNPVMTVGEQIAETIRRHQGASKDEAHRQAIEAMDDVGIPDAAERVDDYPHEFSGGMRQRVLVAIGFSCEPDLIIADEPTTALDVTTQAKILELLNDMQEREGTAVLMITHNLGVVAQTCDHVGVMYAGNLVETAPLEDLFDRPRHPYTRALIDSIPEVDASYDELPTLDGSMPDLADLPSGCNFAPRCPHATEDCRAGGDPALDRVSGSSSRAACIHADDLDLSESAAPETEGGRDEVDRSGEPLFEVSGLKKHFAAGDGAFGSLSLTRGESGFPTFERRYVKAVDGIDFDVYPGETVGLVGESGCGKSTVARTALRLLEPTAGEVYFDGQPLHELGDTEVRSLRREMQMIFQDPGSSLNPRKTVGRIVGRAMEKHDIATGEEKRRRVGELLERVGLSAEAASKYPHEFSGGQQQRVAIAHALAVEPKLIVCDEPVSALDVSVQAQILNLLNEIQEERGLAYLFISHNIGVVRHSCDRVAVMYLGKIAEFGTVDQVFSAPFHPYTESLLSAVPEADPRRRPDRILLEGSVPSPIDPPSGCPFQTRCPKKIGDVCETDVPDLEDMGDGHRISCHLSVEEMSERDSFIGTPTPEAPGADSD